From one Panulirus ornatus isolate Po-2019 chromosome 11, ASM3632096v1, whole genome shotgun sequence genomic stretch:
- the LOC139751219 gene encoding uncharacterized protein: MVVLQPIKLGREMSRLVLKRGPVRRVLPLGRSNARNNLDLAESLLTISADEFTKKWNFDPVREVPIAGGRYCWRPAASPDPTITTSDPTTEPKDKSAILVSKRARCHCDCGLVPRCCGCDCGSCTCRSSQGCPPSCTAGHTSSGSVMREFGKMVTSVNMTSVRSSLARAADGGVALHTSPTHLEDSVASTTTTKASLTTPETSLATAEAPGTTKGTSVTTTGTSLTTAGTSLTTAGTSVTSTGTSVTTTGTSVTTSEASPTSTGASRTGSSVTTTAVSLITSSGAVTTSGCAVTKSESVTKMLTTTVTAPVKAVTPSGSAVAVTTPSGAVTTPSGAATMPSSKVTSPSTAVTTLSIAVTQSGRAITKPNSAVTGCRDVTLRQTCITEFARPSKRRRLVKFHKGTTLHPPISAIV, translated from the exons ATGGTCGTCTTACAGCCCATCAAACTCGGACGGGAAATGTCCAGGCTGGTCCTCAAGCGCGGCCCAGTCAGGAGGGTCCTACCCCTCGGCCGTAGCAACGCCAGGAACAATCTGGACTTGGCCGAGTCGCTCCTGACCATCTCGGCCGACGAATTCACCAAGAAATGGAACTTCGACCCGGTCCGCGAAGTGCCCATCGCCGGAGGGCGCTACTGCTGGCGCCCTGCCGCCTCGCCtgaccctaccatcaccacctccgaCCCCACAACGGAACCCAAAGATAAGAGTGCAATCCTAGTGAGTAAGAGAGCGCGGTGCCATTGCGACTGCGGCCTTGTGCCTCGGTGTTGCGGCTGCGACTGCGGTTCCTGCACCTGCCGCAGCAGCCAAGGATGTCCGCCGTCATGCACCGCAGGTCACACCTCGTCTGGCAGCGTCATGAGGGAGTTCGGTAAGATGGTAACGTCTGTTAACATGACGTCAGTCAGGTCATCCCTTGCACGAGcagctgatggtggtgttgcCCTGCACACGTCACCAACCCATCTCGAAGACTCTGTGGCCTCCACAACAACCACGAAAGCCTCCCTAACTACGCCTGAGACTTCCTTAGCGACGGCTGAAGCCCCCGGAACAACTAAGGGAACCTCCGTAACAACGACTGGAACCTCCCTAACAACGGCTGGAACCTCCCTAACAACGGCTGGAACCTCCGTAACATCGACTGGAACCTCTGTGACAACGACTGGAACTTCCGTCACCACGAGTGAAGCCTCCCCAACATCGACTGGAGCCTCTCGAACAGGCAGTAGTGTAACAACGACTGCAGTCTCCCTAATAACCTCCTCCGGCGCTGTAACAACGTCTGGCTGCGCAGTAACAAAATCTGAGAGCGTGACGAAAATGCTTACGACCACAGTAACTGCGCCTGTCAAAGCAGTAACACCGTCTGGTAGCGCGGTAGCAGTAACAACGCCCAGTGGCGCAGTAACAACGCCCAGTGGCGCAGCAACGATGCCTAGCAGCAAAGTAACATCACCTAGTACCGCAGTAACAACGCTCAGCATCGCTGTAACACAGTCTGGCAGGGCAATAACAAAACCTAACAGTGCGGTCACGGGATGTCGTGACGTCACACTACGTCAAACATGCATCACAG AATTCGCTCGACCCAGCAAAAGAAGACGTTTGGTCAAGTTCCACAAGGGCACCACTTTACACCCTCCGATCAGCGCCATCGTGTGA